The Planktothrix agardhii NIES-204 genomic interval AACTTTGAGAGTTGAGTTGGTCTTCTGGGGAATTAGCTAAACAAGGAAAAATTGATAAATTTTCAACTTGATTAGCAACCTGAGTGGTCAGGGGGTCTAGGGTGACAATGGGCAAACGGGCTAAACTTTCTTGTTGACTAATTTCCCGTAAAACATAGGATGGATTTTGTATCGAACTATCTCGCTCTAAAACCATGACATTAGGATGCCAAATTTGAGCCATGATGGAGGCTTGACTAATATCATCTACTTCTAAAATTCGGCAATGGGAAAATCGAGATAAAAATAAGGCTGAATGATAAATATAGTTTTTATTTTCCCAAGCTCCCGTTGAGACTAAATTTTGAGGATTTCCCGATAAACTCAGCCAAAGAATAATTAACTGTTGTGGCACAGAATATGGAACTTCTGGGAGTAATTCTGCCAACATTTTTTCTAACTCTAACCCTTGAACCGGAAGGCGGAGAAATCCATCACAATGATTCATCTTTGCCCGTTGTTTATCTCCTAAAGTGGCGGTAACAATCACGGGAATTTGATGGGTTTTTAGATCGGTTTTGAGTAGGGTTAAAACATCCCAACCAGATAATAAAGGAATTAAAGGATTCAATAAAATCGCCCTAGGTTGTAAACAACGAGCTTTTTCAACCGCTTCTGTTCCTGAACGGGCTACCACGACTCTATACCCTAAATCAGTCAGTTGTTCGCTCAGGTTTTGAATAAATTGGGGAACGGTTTCTACAATTAATACTAACCGAGATTTTTCCGAGGAAACTACAGGAGTAGAAGTCGAAAATTGAGAGTCTTGACTACCTATTTTATGTCTTAATTCCCAATTGTGACGGGGGGGATTTGGTGGTAATAATAGTGTAAATTTACTGCCTTGATTGGGTTTAGAAATAAAGCTGACATCTCCCCCATGTAGTCGCGCTAAATGTTGGGTTAATACTAACCCTAGTCCTGTTCCTTCAAATTCACGGGTTAGGGGACTTTCTAACTGTTGAAATTTTTGAAAAATCAGATGTTGTTTATCATCAGGAATCCCAATTCCTTGATCCCAAATAGTAAAAGCTACCCAATTTTCCCAACGACTAACTTGTAAACCAAAATCACTGCCATCGGGGGCAAATTTTAGGGCATTACACAACAAATTGACTAACATTTGTCGTAAGCGAAGTTCGTCCGCAACGAAGGTTTCTAAACCGGGTTCAATCTCTAAGTGAAATCGACGTTTAACTTGGGCTAGGATTTCTGCTTGTAGTTTAATATCCGATTTATCCTGGCTTTGGTAATGTTGAATTGCTAAATCAAAGGCAGCTTGACAAACGGTATGAATATGTAAAGGTTCAGGAACTAACTCTAATTGTCCGGTTTCTATGCGGGTTAAATCCAGAATATCATTCACCACTAACATCAGGTGACGACCACTTTTATGAATTAGTTGGGCATAACGGGTTTGTCTTTCATTGAGTTCCCCTAAGACTTGATCTTTTAATAAACTCGATAGACCTAAAATTGCCGTTAAAGGAGTTTTTAGTTCATGACTAATACAAGCCATAAACTCATCTTTGATGCGATTTAGTTGAATTAAATCGGTATTTTTAGCAGTGAGTTCCTGGGCAACTCGATGCTGTTCTGTAATATCTTGAGCTAACACTAACCACAGGTCATTAGTCTTTTGTTCTAAACATAATGCGATTTCTGATTCTGGGTTCAACCGTTGACGGGTAAATTGCCATACCCGCTCCTGATTTTGAGTAACAGGACAAATGCAAATATAAGTATCGGGTTTGTTCCCAAATTGACACCATTGGGGCATTTCTAAGGAGGCTGAATTTGAGGCTAAAGGTTCAGCAACATGGGTTAAGGGGTTAGATAAAAATCCCAAGTTTCCAGTAGTTTCTAAAGGGGAATTCAGCCCGTTTTCCTGCTCAGAAAATAGTTCAGGGGTTTCAGTCCAACGGGTTACTGCTTCTGCAACTTCCTGTACAACTTCTGATCCTCGCCCAATTAGCGATCGCCAAGCTAAATTTTGACTTATGATCGTGCCATCATTCTGTTGAATCATTAAAGGGATAGGTAGTTCACTTAAAAACTCAATTAAATGATTAAGTAAGGTAGAATCTTTTGGGGATAAAAAACTTAATTTGAGTGAGTTTTCTGTCTTCCAGTCGAAAGTTTGAAGGGGCGACGCTTTCGGTGACTCAACGGGGGGGAACGGTTGGGAATGCTTTACCAAATGGTCTAACACCTGTAAACTATCAATTAATCCGATAAATTCCCCCGTCTGATTCACTAAAGCTAAGGATATACTTTGAGTTTGAGTCTGATCCGCCCCAGTCTGGGAATT includes:
- a CDS encoding two-component hybrid sensor and regulator, with amino-acid sequence MFPQANLLTFLEVVPVCHYDASLETLGFIFSQGNCEQVVIVNSQYQPLGMISLRRFLPYLLNQIPVSPPSQTQPSLREIFQAIIEPVIGIPSHLNLQEFWIYLQYQNSQTGADQTQTQSISLALVNQTGEFIGLIDSLQVLDHLVKHSQPFPPVESPKASPLQTFDWKTENSLKLSFLSPKDSTLLNHLIEFLSELPIPLMIQQNDGTIISQNLAWRSLIGRGSEVVQEVAEAVTRWTETPELFSEQENGLNSPLETTGNLGFLSNPLTHVAEPLASNSASLEMPQWCQFGNKPDTYICICPVTQNQERVWQFTRQRLNPESEIALCLEQKTNDLWLVLAQDITEQHRVAQELTAKNTDLIQLNRIKDEFMACISHELKTPLTAILGLSSLLKDQVLGELNERQTRYAQLIHKSGRHLMLVVNDILDLTRIETGQLELVPEPLHIHTVCQAAFDLAIQHYQSQDKSDIKLQAEILAQVKRRFHLEIEPGLETFVADELRLRQMLVNLLCNALKFAPDGSDFGLQVSRWENWVAFTIWDQGIGIPDDKQHLIFQKFQQLESPLTREFEGTGLGLVLTQHLARLHGGDVSFISKPNQGSKFTLLLPPNPPRHNWELRHKIGSQDSQFSTSTPVVSSEKSRLVLIVETVPQFIQNLSEQLTDLGYRVVVARSGTEAVEKARCLQPRAILLNPLIPLLSGWDVLTLLKTDLKTHQIPVIVTATLGDKQRAKMNHCDGFLRLPVQGLELEKMLAELLPEVPYSVPQQLIILWLSLSGNPQNLVSTGAWENKNYIYHSALFLSRFSHCRILEVDDISQASIMAQIWHPNVMVLERDSSIQNPSYVLREISQQESLARLPIVTLDPLTTQVANQVENLSIFPCLANSPEDQLNSQSFPLSISSALLEVVQIATRLSWKPSILVVDSSVLHEEQFGHLLDSEDPNINPEFNSELILGSDNNSPCNFEKNPARLDRINDTNFKIDQALVQYMEIAGFQGIMGKNWEEIIRKIQCKSLDLILICFRGKSFAKIVEALSTLEKIESKIPIIILAQSDINILNQTLSKKQGNKPSSTVELEEHIWKKMAIYLQCFTSSFPLKVLPFNLSVDSLLEEIKVLLTHPKPYK